A region of Salmo salar chromosome ssa17, Ssal_v3.1, whole genome shotgun sequence DNA encodes the following proteins:
- the LOC123728120 gene encoding uncharacterized protein, whose product MQKVTMLPRMPGVKTALFTRRIVAYHETFATIGKKSQKKKKTISVVWHEGTAGQKAEEITSSYVTALERERDVKNAVYWVDNCTSQNKNWCLLTTLVSVVNADSTLMEDITLKFFELGHTFMSADSYHHGVEQEMKARPGGVVYDFGDFLHVVATSNAGKVEVVEMKKENILAWKAGHSIVKLKKAAAPVMAEIQLRRGSRSLFYKVSHEEKDFTELDFIMKKVTLETPSTLRTQDRGIEESKKMDIITKLCPLMPANRRQFWNALAVNSIAEDEE is encoded by the coding sequence ATGCAAAAAGTCACCATGCTCCCTCGCATGCCAGGTGTGAAAACAGCATTGTTCACAAGAAGAATCGTTGCTTATCACGAGACATTCGCCACCATTGGAAAGAAGTCtcaaaagaagaagaaaacaatCTCAGTGGTATGGCATGAAGGAACAGCTGGTCAGAAGGCAGAGGAGATTACTTCATCTTACGTAACAgcactggagagggagagagatgtcaaGAATGCAGTGTATTGGGTGGATAACTGCACTTCTCAAAACAAAAACTGGTGCCTCCTAACAACACTGGTGAGTGTTGTCAATGCTGACTCAACTTTGATGGAGGACATCACCCTCAAGTTCTTCGAGCTAGGACACACCTTCATGAGTGCAGACAGTTACCACCATGGCGTGGAACAGGAAATGAAAGCTCGACCTGGAGGTGTGGTTTACGACTTCGGGGATTTCCTCCATGTGGTTGCAACTTCCAATGCAGGCAAGGTGGAGGTGGTCGAAATGAAAAAGGAAAACATCCTGGCATGGAAAGCTGGCCATTCCATCGTCAAGCTGAAGAAGGCAGCAGCACCAGTGATGGCTGAGATCCAGTTGAGGCGTGGATCCAGGAGCCTCTTCTACAAAGTCTCCCATGAAGAAAAGGACTTCACAGAGCTTGACTTTATCATGAAGAAAGTCACTCTAGAGACACCCTCGACACTACGTAcacaggatagagggatagaagagTCCAAGAAGATGGACATAATCACCAAGCTGTGTCCTCTGATGCCTGCAAATCGAAGGCAGTTCTGGAATGCCTTGGCTGTGAACAGCATTGCTGAGGATGAGGAGTGA